The following are from one region of the Syngnathus acus chromosome 10, fSynAcu1.2, whole genome shotgun sequence genome:
- the taf6l gene encoding TAF6-like RNA polymerase II p300/CBP-associated factor-associated factor 65 kDa subunit 6L isoform X2, translating to MAERDERRFAEVSRESVKLMAESAGVELDDDVAALLAEDVCYRLREATQCGSHFMRHAKRRKLTVEDFNRALRWSNVEAICGYGSQEVLPFRSVKEGELFVSEEREVNLVDLALATNIPKGCAETMVRVSVSYLDGKGNVEPQGTVPSAVQSLSEELLKYYQQVTRAILGDDPHLMKVALLDLRSNSKIAALLPYFVYVISGVKSVSHDLEQLNRLLHMVKSLVQNPYLYLGSYVRSLVSSVMYCILEPLAASINPLNDHWTLRDYAALLLSHILWTHGDLVSGLYHQILLSLQKVLSDPVRPLCSHYGAVVGLHALGWKAVERVLFPHLPAYWANLQAVLDDYSVSNAQVKADGHKVYGAILVAVERLLKMKALALSQPAAGADGGAGAHPGSAAAHPGSAAALGYGVSSPALSPPPEHLSEAALGIASHLQTGGAGCPWEDWAPVPLPAMYCELYSFFGDSLAVRFSSGPGFGSGPAAAAGDPAQPGDARKDPPGPASNHDTARKMPQLTANLSISPRHDGSPRTDPAPPSLAATGSGSAVAGSSSSSVERSRWSESRPGQRQAGPSRDVFPKARFSSPQARPLDFSFLIGGRQMGRSCRGRRPFQTAFALTPAPAAVPPRAYAPKLPVIGRVGKPVRRWARSHYSLHLPL from the exons ATGGCGGAGCGGGACGAGCGACGCTTCGCCGAAGTGTCGCGGGAGTCCGTCAAGTTGATGGCCGAGAGCGCCGGCGTGGAGCTCGACGACGACGTGGCCGCTCTGCTGGCCGAGGACGTGTGTTACCGGCTGAGGGAGGCCACGCAG TGCGGCTCTCATTTCATGAGACATGCGAAGAGAAGGAAGCTGACAGTGGAAGACTTTAACAGAGCTCTGCGCTGGAGCAACGTGGAG GCCATCTGCGGTTACGGCTCCCAAGAAGTGCTCCCTTTCCGCTCGGTGAAAGAAGGGGAGCTTTTCGTCAGCGAGGAGCGCGAGGTCAACCTGGTCGACTTGGCCCTGGCCACCAACATTCCCAAGGGCTGCGCCGAGACCATGGTTCGAG TGAGCGTGTCGTACCTGGAcggaaaaggaaacgtggaaCCCCAAGGAACGG TTCCCTCGGCGGTCCAGTCGCTGTCGGAGGAGCTGCTCAAGTACTACCAGCAGGTCACGCGCGCCATCCTGGGAGACGACCCCCACCTCATGAAG GTGGCTCTGCTGGACCTGCGCTCCAACTCCAAAATTGCTGCCTTGCTTCCATACTTTGTTTACGTCATCAGCGGG GTGAAGTCGGTGAGCCACGACCTGGAGCAGCTCAACAGGCTCCTGCACATGGTGAAGAGCCTGGTCCAGAACCCCTACCTGTACCTGGGCTCGTACGTGCGCAGCCTGGTCTCCAGCGTCATGTACTGCATCCTGGAGCCCCTGGCCGCCTCCATCAACCCGCTCAACGACCACTGGACCCTCAGGGACTACGCCGCCCTGCTCCTCAGCCACATCCTCTG GACCCACGGCGATCTGGTGAGTGGGCTGTACCACCAGATTCTGCTGTCTCTCCAGAAGGTTCTGTCGGACCCCGTCAGACCGCTGTGCTCCCACTACGGCGCTGTGGTGGGCCTCCACGCGCTGGGATGGAAG GCTGTCGAACGGGTTCTGTTCCCGCATCTTCCCGCCTACTGGGCCAACCTGCAGGCTGTGCTAGACGACTACTCTGTGTCCAACGCTCAGGTCAAAGCAGATGGACACAAGGTCTACGGGGCCATCTTG GTGGCAGTAGAGCGCTTGCTGAAGATGAAAGCGCTGGCGCTGTCCCAGCCGGCAGCCGGAGCGGACGGAGGCGCCGGTGCCCATCCGGGCTCCGCCGCCGCCCATCCGGGCTCCGCCGCCGCTCTGGGCTACGGGGTGAGCTCGCCCGCTCTCAGCCCGCCACCGGAACATCTGTCCGAGGCCGCCCTGGGCATCGCCAGCCACCTTCAGACGGGCGGCGCCGGGTGCCCGTGGGAGGACTGGGCCCCCGTCCCGCTGCCCGCCATGTACTGCGAACTCTACTCCTTCTTCGGGGACAGCCTGGCCGTGCGCTTCAGCAGCGGGCCCGGCTTCGGCAGCGGGCCCGCTGCGGCAGCCGGCGACCCGGCGCAGCCCGGCGACGCCAGGAAGGACCCCCCGGGGCCCGCCTCCAATCACGACACGGCGCGCAAGATGCCCCAGCTCACAGCCAACCTGAGCATCAGCCCCAGGCACGACGGCAGTCCTCGGACAGACCCGGCCCCGCCCAGCCTGGCCGCGACTGGATCCGGAAG TGCTGTGGCcggctcctcctcttcctcggtgGAGCGCTCGCGATGGTCCGAATCGCGGCCGGGCCAGCGGCAGGCGGGTCCGTCTCGCGACGTTTTCCCCAAAGCTCGCTTCAGCTCCCCTCAGGCGCGACCCCTCGACTTCTCCTTCCTCATCGGCGGCAGACAAATGGGCCGCAGTTGCCGGGGCCGTCGACCTTTCCAGACCGCCTTTGCCCTCACGCCGGCTCCGGCTGCCGTCCCGCCGCGCGCCTACGCCCCCAAGCTGCCCGTCATCGGTCGGGTGGGAAAACCCGTTCGCCGTTGGGCGCGCTCCCACTATTCTCTCCACCTTCCCCTTTAG
- the taf6l gene encoding TAF6-like RNA polymerase II p300/CBP-associated factor-associated factor 65 kDa subunit 6L isoform X1 has translation MAERDERRFAEVSRESVKLMAESAGVELDDDVAALLAEDVCYRLREATQCGSHFMRHAKRRKLTVEDFNRALRWSNVEAICGYGSQEVLPFRSVKEGELFVSEEREVNLVDLALATNIPKGCAETMVRVSVSYLDGKGNVEPQGTVPSAVQSLSEELLKYYQQVTRAILGDDPHLMKVALLDLRSNSKIAALLPYFVYVISGVKSVSHDLEQLNRLLHMVKSLVQNPYLYLGSYVRSLVSSVMYCILEPLAASINPLNDHWTLRDYAALLLSHILCLAPPGRFASRTHGDLVSGLYHQILLSLQKVLSDPVRPLCSHYGAVVGLHALGWKAVERVLFPHLPAYWANLQAVLDDYSVSNAQVKADGHKVYGAILVAVERLLKMKALALSQPAAGADGGAGAHPGSAAAHPGSAAALGYGVSSPALSPPPEHLSEAALGIASHLQTGGAGCPWEDWAPVPLPAMYCELYSFFGDSLAVRFSSGPGFGSGPAAAAGDPAQPGDARKDPPGPASNHDTARKMPQLTANLSISPRHDGSPRTDPAPPSLAATGSGSAVAGSSSSSVERSRWSESRPGQRQAGPSRDVFPKARFSSPQARPLDFSFLIGGRQMGRSCRGRRPFQTAFALTPAPAAVPPRAYAPKLPVIGRVGKPVRRWARSHYSLHLPL, from the exons ATGGCGGAGCGGGACGAGCGACGCTTCGCCGAAGTGTCGCGGGAGTCCGTCAAGTTGATGGCCGAGAGCGCCGGCGTGGAGCTCGACGACGACGTGGCCGCTCTGCTGGCCGAGGACGTGTGTTACCGGCTGAGGGAGGCCACGCAG TGCGGCTCTCATTTCATGAGACATGCGAAGAGAAGGAAGCTGACAGTGGAAGACTTTAACAGAGCTCTGCGCTGGAGCAACGTGGAG GCCATCTGCGGTTACGGCTCCCAAGAAGTGCTCCCTTTCCGCTCGGTGAAAGAAGGGGAGCTTTTCGTCAGCGAGGAGCGCGAGGTCAACCTGGTCGACTTGGCCCTGGCCACCAACATTCCCAAGGGCTGCGCCGAGACCATGGTTCGAG TGAGCGTGTCGTACCTGGAcggaaaaggaaacgtggaaCCCCAAGGAACGG TTCCCTCGGCGGTCCAGTCGCTGTCGGAGGAGCTGCTCAAGTACTACCAGCAGGTCACGCGCGCCATCCTGGGAGACGACCCCCACCTCATGAAG GTGGCTCTGCTGGACCTGCGCTCCAACTCCAAAATTGCTGCCTTGCTTCCATACTTTGTTTACGTCATCAGCGGG GTGAAGTCGGTGAGCCACGACCTGGAGCAGCTCAACAGGCTCCTGCACATGGTGAAGAGCCTGGTCCAGAACCCCTACCTGTACCTGGGCTCGTACGTGCGCAGCCTGGTCTCCAGCGTCATGTACTGCATCCTGGAGCCCCTGGCCGCCTCCATCAACCCGCTCAACGACCACTGGACCCTCAGGGACTACGCCGCCCTGCTCCTCAGCCACATCCTCTG TCTTGCCCCGCCCGGCCGATTTGCCTCCAGGACCCACGGCGATCTGGTGAGTGGGCTGTACCACCAGATTCTGCTGTCTCTCCAGAAGGTTCTGTCGGACCCCGTCAGACCGCTGTGCTCCCACTACGGCGCTGTGGTGGGCCTCCACGCGCTGGGATGGAAG GCTGTCGAACGGGTTCTGTTCCCGCATCTTCCCGCCTACTGGGCCAACCTGCAGGCTGTGCTAGACGACTACTCTGTGTCCAACGCTCAGGTCAAAGCAGATGGACACAAGGTCTACGGGGCCATCTTG GTGGCAGTAGAGCGCTTGCTGAAGATGAAAGCGCTGGCGCTGTCCCAGCCGGCAGCCGGAGCGGACGGAGGCGCCGGTGCCCATCCGGGCTCCGCCGCCGCCCATCCGGGCTCCGCCGCCGCTCTGGGCTACGGGGTGAGCTCGCCCGCTCTCAGCCCGCCACCGGAACATCTGTCCGAGGCCGCCCTGGGCATCGCCAGCCACCTTCAGACGGGCGGCGCCGGGTGCCCGTGGGAGGACTGGGCCCCCGTCCCGCTGCCCGCCATGTACTGCGAACTCTACTCCTTCTTCGGGGACAGCCTGGCCGTGCGCTTCAGCAGCGGGCCCGGCTTCGGCAGCGGGCCCGCTGCGGCAGCCGGCGACCCGGCGCAGCCCGGCGACGCCAGGAAGGACCCCCCGGGGCCCGCCTCCAATCACGACACGGCGCGCAAGATGCCCCAGCTCACAGCCAACCTGAGCATCAGCCCCAGGCACGACGGCAGTCCTCGGACAGACCCGGCCCCGCCCAGCCTGGCCGCGACTGGATCCGGAAG TGCTGTGGCcggctcctcctcttcctcggtgGAGCGCTCGCGATGGTCCGAATCGCGGCCGGGCCAGCGGCAGGCGGGTCCGTCTCGCGACGTTTTCCCCAAAGCTCGCTTCAGCTCCCCTCAGGCGCGACCCCTCGACTTCTCCTTCCTCATCGGCGGCAGACAAATGGGCCGCAGTTGCCGGGGCCGTCGACCTTTCCAGACCGCCTTTGCCCTCACGCCGGCTCCGGCTGCCGTCCCGCCGCGCGCCTACGCCCCCAAGCTGCCCGTCATCGGTCGGGTGGGAAAACCCGTTCGCCGTTGGGCGCGCTCCCACTATTCTCTCCACCTTCCCCTTTAG
- the cth1 gene encoding cysteine three histidine 1 has product MIGVSGDLLLPTGQDEEPVANLLSSEEGTGADGDDGALSLAEALLPVSDPPLPQLPWVCSTRYKTELCARYASTGSCKYAERCSFAHGLRDLHVPFRHPKYKTELCRSYHSAGYCYYGSRCLFVHGAAEQRPVPRRARRNVPCRTYSNFGICPYGTRCNFLHVDKSAANLPGARKPQPQQQQQQQRRREAFCHTFSAFGFCVYGTRCHFRHAVPNAVKSAGPSSAGPASPALESPSVSPSASPRPHNAFTFSSRHLGDLMLPLALQLQQMESNKACNVWEQYQY; this is encoded by the exons ATGATTGGG GTGAGCGGTGACTTGCTCCTTCCCACTGGCCAAGATGAGGAGCCGGTAGCCAACCTGCTCTCCAGCGAAGAGGGGACCGGTGCGGACGGTGACGACGGCGCTCTTTCCCTGGCCGAGGCCCTCCTCCCCGTTTCTGACCCCCCGTTGCCCCAACTCCCGTGGGTGTGCTCCACCCGCTACAAGACGGAGCTCTGCGCTCGCTACGCCTCCACGGGCTCCTGCAAGTATGCCGAGCGCTGCAGTTTCGCCCACGGCCTGCGCGACCTCCACGTGCCCTTTCGCCACCCCAAGTACAAGACGGAGCTGTGCCGGAGCTACCACTCGGCGGGCTACTGCTACTACGGAAGCCGCTGCCTCTTTGTCCACGGCGCGGCCGAGCAGCGGCCCGTTCCGCGCCGCGCCCGCCGAAACGTGCCCTGCCGCACTTACAGCAACTTTGGCATCTGCCCCTACGGCACGCGCTGCAACTTCCTGCACGTGGACAAGAGCGCCGCCAACCTCCCCGGGGCGCGCAAGCCCCAgccccagcagcagcagcagcagcagcggcggcgggaaGCTTTCTGCCACACCTTCAGCGCTTTCGGCTTCTGCGTTTACGGCACGCGATGCCACTTTCGGCACGCCGTCCCCAACGCGGTGAAAAGCGCCGGCCCGAGCAGCGCCGGCCCGGCCTCGCCCGCTCTGGAGTCGCCGTCGGTGTCGCCCTCCGCCTCCCCGCGGCCCCACAACGCCTTCACCTTCTCCAGCCGGCACCTGGGTGACCTGATGCTACCACTGGCCTTGCAACTGCAGCAGATGGAGAGCAACAAGGCCTGCAATGTGTGGGAGCAATATCAATACTGA